A section of the Kluyveromyces lactis strain NRRL Y-1140 chromosome F complete sequence genome encodes:
- the MDH1 gene encoding malate dehydrogenase MDH1 (highly similar to uniprot|P17505 Saccharomyces cerevisiae YKL085W MDH1 Mitochondrial malate dehydrogenase catalyzes interconversion of malate and oxaloacetate involved in the tricarboxylic acid (TCA) cycle) — protein sequence MLRSIARRQFSSTAFNPYKVTVLGAGGGIGQPLSLLLKLNHKVTDLRLYDLKGAKGVAADLSHIPTNSTVTGFTPESKESQAELAAALKDTEVVLIPAGVPRKPGMTRDDLFSINAGIVRDLAGAIAKNAPNAAILVISNPVNSTVPIVAEVLKQNGVYNPKKLFGVTTLDVIRSSRFISEIRNTDPTTERVTVVGGHSGITILPLISQTKHKSMIQGETLDKLVHRIQFGGDEVVQAKNGAGSATLSMAEAGARFANSVLAGFEGERDVVESTFVDSPLYKSEGIEFFASPVTLGPEGVEKIHGIGALSEKEEEMLAKCKETLKKNIEKGQKFVTGN from the coding sequence ATGCTTAGAAGCATCGCTCGTCGTCAATTTTCATCCACCGCATTCAATCCATACAAAGTTACCGTTTTAGGTGCTGGTGGTGGTATTGGTCAACCTTTGTCTTTACTATTGAAGTTGAACCACAAGGTCACTGATTTGAGACTATATGATTTGAAGGGCGCTAAGGGTGTTGCCGCTGATTTGTCCCACATTCCAACCAATTCTACCGTGACTGGTTTCACTCCAGAATCTAAGGAATCCCAAGCTGAACTAGCAGCTGCTTTGAAGGATACCGAAGTTGTCTTGATTCCAGCAGGTGTTCCAAGAAAGCCAGGTATGACACGTGACGACTTGTTCTCTATCAATGCTGGTATTGTTCGTGATTTGGCTGGTGCCATTGCCAAGAATGCTCCAAACGCTGCCATCTTGGTCATCTCTAACCCAGTTAACTCTACAGTTCCAATTGTTGCCGAAGTGTTGAAACAAAACGGTGTTTACAACCCAAAGAAGTTGTTCGGTGTCACCACATTGGATGTGATCCGTTCCTCCAGATTTATTTCTGAGATAAGGAACACCGATCCAACCACCGAACGTGTCACCGTTGTCGGTGGTCACTCTGGTATTACCATTCTACCATTGATCTCTCAAACTAAACACAAGTCGATGATTCAAGGTGAAACTTTGGACAAATTGGTCCACAGAATCCAATTCGGTGGTGATGAAGTTGTCCAAGCCAAGAACGGTGCCGGTTCTGCTACTCTATCTATGGCTGAAGCTGGTGCTCGTTTCGCCAACAGCGTGTTGGCTGGTTTCGAAGGTGAAAGAGACGTTGTCGAATCCACTTTCGTGGACTCTCCTCTATACAAGAGCGAAGGTATCGAATTCTTTGCTTCCCCAGTGACTTTGGGTCCAGAAGgtgttgaaaagattcaCGGAATTGGCGCTTTGtctgaaaaggaagaagaaatgttgGCCAAATGTAaggaaactttgaagaagaacattgAAAAGGGTCAAAAATTCGTCACCGGTAACtaa
- the GPA1 gene encoding guanine nucleotide-binding protein subunit alpha (uniprot|Q9Y7B7 Kluyveromyces lactis KLLA0F25916g GPA1 Guanine nucleotide-binding protein alpha-1 subunit): MGCVASTGNYENEDDPFIQNKRANDLIEQNLQQERNKNKNEVKLLLLGAGESGKSTVLKQMKLLHQGGFTHRERMQYGQVIWADAIESMRTLILQAGKLGIELDSDLKNAHSGQLVNTELHQCKEKIFRANTLDQIDARMAGGSEFLNEYVLKYNGIGSKKKRQTTLGFKESNGADPEEEDETDAFLSEKLAGTSYTGSSETSELKRIDQSTNEEIAYAIKKLWTQDKGIRQCFNRSSEFQLEGSASYYFDNIEKFARVDYVCDDMDILKGRIKTTGITENSFKIGPSTFKVYDAGGQRSERRKWIHCFEGITAVVFVIAISEYDQMLFEDERVNRMHESIVLLDTLLNSRWFANTPFILFLNKVDIFQEKVKRSPIRTWFPNYPGKLGDSETGLKYFESLFLSLNRSNKPIYVHRTCATDTQSMRFVLGAVTDLVIQQNLKKSGIL; encoded by the coding sequence ATGGGTTGCGTCGCAAGTACAGGAAACTATGAGAACGAGGATGATCCcttcattcaaaataaaagGGCAAATGATCTCATTGAGCAAAATTTACAGCAGGAAAGGAATAAGAATAAGAATGAGGTGAAGCTCCTTCTATTAGGAGCAGGAGAAAGCGGTAAATCAACAGtgttgaaacaaatgaaaCTCCTACACCAAGGCGGATTTACCCATAGAGAACGAATGCAATATGGACAAGTCATCTGGGCAGATGCAATTGAGTCGATGAGAACGCTAATCTTACAAGCAGGCAAGTTGGGCATCGAATTGGATagtgatttgaaaaatgcacATTCGGGGCAATTGGTGAATACGGAATTACACCAATGCAAAGAGAAGATCTTCCGTGCTAACACATTGGACCAGATTGATGCCAGAATGGCGGGTGGTTCAGAGTTCCTAAACGAGTATGTGTTGAAATATAATGGCATAGGAtctaagaagaagaggcaAACCACGCTTGGATTCAAGGAATCAAATGGTGCTGAtcctgaagaagaggatgagACAGACGCTTTCTTGAGTGAAAAATTAGCCGGGACAAGTTATACTGGTTCCTCGGAGACTTCAGAGTTGAAACGTATAGACCAAAGTACCAACGAAGAAATTGCCTATGCAATCAAAAAGCTTTGGACGCAGGACAAGGGGATCAGACAATGTTTCAATAGGTCAAGtgaatttcaattggaaggATCTGCATCGTATTATTTTGataacattgaaaaattcgcTCGAGTTGATTATGTTTGTGATGACATGGACATTTTGAAAGGAAGAATTAAGACCACTGGGATCACCGAAAACAGTTTCAAGATTGGACCAAGCACGTTCAAAGTTTACGATGCTGGGGGACAACGAAGCgagagaagaaaatggatCCATTGTTTCGAAGGTATTACTGCTGTGGTATTTGTAATAGCAATTAGTGAATATGATCAAATGTTATTCGAAGATGAAAGGGTGAACCGTATGCACGAATCGATAGTATTATTAGATACACTATTGAATTCTAGATGGTTTGCCAACACACCTTTCATACTATTCTTAAACAAAGTAgatattttccaagaaaaggTGAAGAGATCTCCAATCAGAACATGGTTCCCCAATTATCCAGGGAAACTGGGTGATAGCGAGACTGGACTGAAATATTTCGAATCATTATTCTTAAGCTTGAACAGAAGTAACAAGCCCATCTACGTACATCGAACTTGTGCAACCGATACACAATCAATGAGATTCGTTCTAGGTGCCGTGACAGATTTAGTAATTCAACAAAACCTAAAAAAGAGCGGCATCTTATAA
- the RCO1 gene encoding Rco1p (similar to uniprot|Q04779 Saccharomyces cerevisiae YMR075W RCO1 Nuclear protein of unknown function), producing MTKNMEVTRPKRSGTANVDYNLKKRRIIPSDDYPTKSTSSISSSPSQEPSTEPIGPVILKDSNGNITFQEPPVHDPINAMTGTPLSQKPKGSSNNNSNNNNSTNNINNNDNDDSNNRSGKHRNGNNKKKKSNILQALKSSMEAKYEGQLQTEKSNELTVQSHERIGANTPTKHNKNSGIKQEADSDFMLQDPIRNSPSKSIALKMAKRLKSTKDKDTKLFGQNDKASHLHIPEIDPDNNKENDDFCSNCHGPGVFLCCDTCPKSFHFACCNPPLDPSHLPEGDWSCDECRFKQWIKSNKYGLSSEKKLKTRFLQDHFKQPGYQLFGTLTFDLQRKNPFQFQLPSIIKSTFDSVSSGSQGEYRDEHFKENINEKQIFHSAYGQSVTRMDSYQPEYHFNQDSGELLVCYNCGESKMGTWDHPDSQRLIMTCDYCSTPWHLDCLPLPRASLKNLGSKWKCPLHAPLPKSYKRRLARGKQKYIVLPIGSRNNGDTEIAIDADSWTLSKLTEQNVALEFLDKVYQAKRVQQFEDLCQHSTILDKLVAAENQTPILNDISNLLYFQTSGTLKRLWDFKELCKISEQQLLKEKAKIQPIDESELTILQKLKTLLESKPKKEVLEFFKLTQ from the coding sequence ATGACAAAAAATATGGAGGTAACGAGGCCCAAACGGTCAGGTACTGCCAATGTGGATTATAATCTGAAAAAGAGACGGATTATTCCAAGTGATGATTATCCAACGAAAAGTACATCCtcaatatcttcatcaccGTCCCAAGAACCATCGACAGAACCTATTGGACCAGTCATTCTTAAGGATAGTAATGGAAATATAACGTTTCAGGAGCCGCCAGTGCATGATCCAATAAATGCTATGACAGGGACGCCATTATCTCAGAAGCCGAAGGGATCGAGTAACAACAAcagtaacaataataatagtacCAATAACATCAATAATAACGACAATGATGATAGCAATAATAGAAGTGGTAAACACAGAAATGGTAAcaataagaagaagaaatccaaTATATTACAGGCATTAAAGAGCAGCATGGAGGCTAAATATGAGGGACAACTacaaactgaaaaatcAAATGAATTGACCGTACAAAGTCATGAACGCATAGGAGCGAACACTCCCACTAAACACAACAAAAATTCAGGAATTAAACAAGAGGCTGACTCGGATTTTATGCTACAGGATCCTATACGAAATTCGCCCAGTAAATCGATAGCACTAAAAATGGCGAAAAGGTTGAAATCTACCAAGGATAAAGATACCAAGTTATTTGGACAAAATGATAAAGCTTCTCATTTACATATTCCAGAAATTGATCCGGATAATAACAAGGAAAATGACGATTTTTGTTCCAACTGTCATGGTCCTGGGGTGTTCTTATGCTGTGACACTTGTCCAaaatctttccattttgCTTGCTGTAACCCACCTTTGGATCCAAGCCATCTACCAGAAGGTGATTGGTCTTGTGATGAATGCCGATTCAAGCAATGGATCAAGTCTAATAAATACGGACTGTCCtctgaaaaaaagttgaaaacaagGTTTTTACAAGACCATTTCAAGCAACCCGGGTATCAGTTATTCGGTACTCTAacatttgatcttcaaaggaaaaatccgttccaatttcaattgCCGTCTATTATCAAATCAACGTTCGATTCGGTCTCCTCGGGGTCGCAAGGAGAATATCGTGACGAACActttaaagaaaatatcaatgaaaaacaaatttttcattccGCGTACGGGCAGTCTGTCACACGGATGGATTCTTATCAGCCAGAGTATCATTTCAACCAGGATTCTGGAGAACTTTTAGTGTGCTATAATTGTGGAGAATCAAAGATGGGAACATGGGACCATCCGGACTCCCAACGACTGATAATGACTTGCGATTACTGTTCAACACCATGGCACTTAGATTGTCTTCCACTGCCTAGAGCATCCTTGAAAAACCTGGGATCGAAGTGGAAATGCCCGTTGCATGCCCCATTACCAAAATCATACAAAAGACGTTTAGCAAGGGGAAAACAGAAATATATAGTACTTCCAATAGGAAGTAGAAACAACGGAGATACAGAAATAGCAATAGATGCGGACTCCTGgactttatcaaaacttaCAGAACAGAATGTCGCACTAGAGTTTTTAGATAAGGTTTATCAGGCGAAACGTGTACAGCAGTTTGAAGACTTGTGTCAGCATTCTACGATTTTAGACAAATTAGTTGCAGCAGAAAATCAAACCCCGATATTGAATGATATATCCAACCTCTTATACTTCCAAACGTCCGGTACCCTCAAAAGATTATGGGACTTTAAGGAACTCTGTAAAATATCGGAACAACAATTGCTGAAGGAAAAGGCAAAAATTCAACCCATAGATGAGTCCGAGTTAAcgattcttcaaaagttgaaaacGCTTTTAGAGTCGAAACCGAAAAaagaagttcttgaatttttcaaacttaCTCAATAG
- the HOT13 gene encoding Hot13p (similar to uniprot|P36078 Saccharomyces cerevisiae YKL084W HOT13 Mitochondrial intermembrane space protein first component of a pathway mediating assembly of small TIM (Translocase of the Inner Membrane) complexes which escort hydrophobic inner membrane proteins en route to the TIM22 complex) — MEKAQIYGKLVDKESRCEHWHGPLDVIALRFKCCNGYYACYECHQELVPHVTERYNINDETVPLVICGVCKLEMSFAAYSDSLQCPNCRSQFNPGCKLHYDMYFMKDDEPENLR; from the coding sequence ATGGAAAAAGCACAGATATATGGGAAACTTGTGGATAAAGAAAGTCGGTGTGAACACTGGCACGGTCCACTGGACGTTATAGCCCTCCGGTTCAAATGCTGTAACGGATACTATGCATGTTACGAGTGTCACCAGGAATTGGTACCGCACGTCACAGAAAGGTACAATATAAACGACGAAACTGTCCCGTTGGTCATATGCGGCGTATGCAAACTTGAAATGTCGTTTGCTGCATACAGTGATTCGTTGCAATGTCCGAATTGCAGATCGCAATTCAACCCAGGCTGTAAATTACATTACGATATGTATTTTatgaaagatgatgaacCAGAAAATCTCCGATAG
- the SRX1 gene encoding sulfiredoxin (similar to uniprot|P36077 Saccharomyces cerevisiae YKL086W SRX1 Sulfiredoxin contributes to oxidative stress resistance by reducing cysteine-sulfinic acid groups in the peroxiredoxins Tsa1p and Ahp1p that are formed upon exposure to oxidants conserved in higher eukaryotes), with translation MSMQTSLCKEKNIPLSQIIRPIQPVLDHAKIDAMISTFKGTPKASRTMTESQAAERVATLPADQRLPPVDVAAVRYPETGETRYFAFGGCHRLQAYDKLASESQENDIAVRCRLMPMTPKQLKLYVGGSGDA, from the coding sequence ATGTCTATGCAGACGAGTTTGTGCAAGGAAAAGAACATCCCATTGAGCCAGATCATACGGCCCATTCAGCCGGTCCTAGACCATGCAAAGATCGATGCGATGATATCTACTTTCAAGGGAACACCGAAGGCGTCTCGAACAATGACCGAGTCACAAGCTGCAGAACGTGTTGCCACATTACCCGCCGATCAGCGTCTACCTCCAGTGGACGTCGCTGCCGTCCGTTACCCGGAAACAGGAGAAACAAGGTACTTTGCATTCGGCGGCTGCCATCGTCTCCAGGCGTACGACAAATTAGCCTCGGAATCCCAGGAAAACGATATCGCGGTCCGTTGTCGGTTGATGCCCATGACACCAAAACAATTGAAACTATACGTTGGAGGATCTGGAGACGCATAG
- the UBX4 gene encoding Ubx4p (some similarities with uniprot|P54730 Saccharomyces cerevisiae YMR067C UBX4 UBX (ubiquitin regulatory X) domain-containing protein that interacts with Cdc48p) translates to MADNSTNHHPKVILPRDQTSVNGSDVNDANYNLTVDHALRYQKLLANRAGTNLATGPLMTKRLREQKEGQDSASAQAAQSIDYLYIRARLPDRTALDYQLSVTSTLHSLYETIRGSLIETAAAQVSVSLSSPFIKLKDDDTVTLLDAGFSKKTLVLVEVGDCSPPYLKPHLLANAKAYAEQQQKEQKIQENSGGESIAEGPKPTRKLTKAPKWLKLSKK, encoded by the coding sequence ATGGCCGATAATTCTACTAATCATCATCCGAAAGTGATATTACCGAGGGACCAAACTAGCGTTAATGGTTCTGATGTGAACGATGCCAATTATAACTTAACTGTAGATCATGCCTTAAGGTATCAGAAACTATTGGCCAATAGAGCAGGGACGAACTTGGCAACTGGCCCACTTATGACCAAAAGGTTAAGAGAACAGAAAGAGGGGCAAGATTCTGCTAGCGCTCAGGCAGCTCAAAGTATAGATTATCTTTACATAAGAGCTAGGTTACCGGATAGAACTGCGCTGGATTATCAATTGAGTGTTACTAGTACACTCCATTCGTTATATGAGACTATAAGGGGATCACTAATAGAGACTGCTGCTGCGCAGGTCTCAGTCAGCTTGTCGAGCCCTTTCATCAAACTAAAGGATGACGATACTGTTACACTCTTGGATGCTGGATTTAGTAAGAAAACTCTAGTTCTTGTGGAGGTTGGTGATTGTTCGCCACCATATCTAAAGCCTCATCTTTTGGCGAATGCAAAGGCCTATGCagaacaacaacagaaagaacaaaagataCAGGAGAATTCAGGTGGGGAATCCATTGCAGAAGGACCCAAGCCCACCAGGAAATTGACCAAAGCCCCTAAATGGTTGAAGTTAAgcaaaaaataa
- the TIM10 gene encoding protein transporter TIM10 (similar to uniprot|P87108 Saccharomyces cerevisiae YHR005C-A MRS11 Essential protein of the mitochondrial intermembrane space forms a complex with Tim9p (TIM10 complex) that mediates insertion of hydrophobic proteins at the inner membrane has homology to Mrs5p which is also involved in this process) gives MFGLGGQPQLSSQQKLSAAEAELDLVTDMFNKLVDNCHKKCIEQIYNDGQLNKNESTCIDRCVAKYFETNVKVGENMQQLGQAFSPGKF, from the coding sequence ATGTTCGGTCTAGGCGGTCAACCTCAATTATCTTCTCAACAAAAGCTATCAGCAGCTGAAGCTGAACTAGATTTGGTTACTGACATGTTCAACAAGTTGGTCGACAACTGTCACAAGAAATgtattgaacaaatttaTAACGATGGTCAACTAAACAAGAACGAATCTACTTGTATCGACAGATGTGTTGCCAAGTACTTTGAAACTAACGTTAAGGTTGGTGAAAACATGCAACAGCTAGGCCAAGCTTTCTCTCCAGGTAAATTCTAA
- the CYT2 gene encoding cytochrome c1 heme lyase CYT2 (similar to uniprot|Q00873 Saccharomyces cerevisiae YKL087C CYT2 Cytochrome c1 heme lyase involved in maturation of cytochrome c1 which is a subunit of the mitochondrial ubiquinol-cytochrome-c reductase links heme covalently to apocytochrome c1) yields MPEQPKCPVDDSTKEVWLKQQSTNNKNESAKALPPNHPPASSEGSGVCPVDHSSQDVWLKNHLQTVNGSAGGAAVAAAPAPIISIITEDVECSSDEIPEHPKYTTAVNLPTEREKSSIPRTGTSDNWVYPSEKQFFEAMKRKNWDPEAVDMKAVVPIHNSVNERVWNYIKIWEDGQGGDVCGGIKLTSFKGDSKKLTPRAWFRSSILGMTKPFDRHDWVVDRCGKQIDYVIDFYSNPEPEKNHLPPIYLDVRPKVNTFEGCKLRVMKMLGF; encoded by the coding sequence ATGCCAGAACAGCCTAAGTGTCCTGTGGATGACTCCACGAAGGAAGTGTGGTTGAAACAACAGAGCACTAATAATAAGAATGAATCAGCAAAAGCACTACCTCCAAATCATCCACCGGCTAGTTCTGAAGGGTCAGGAGTTTGTCCGGTAGACCATTCTTCCCAGGATGTATGGCTGAAAAACCATCTACAGACCGTTAATGGCTCTGCTGGCGGTGCTGCAGTTGCAGCAGCACCAGCACCAATCATATCGATCATCACTGAGGATGTCGAATGTTCAAGTGATGAGATACCTGAACACCCGAAATATACCACAGCTGTTAATTTGCCAACAGAGAGAGAGAAATCCTCCATTCCTAGAACCGGAACATCGGATAATTGGGTTTATCCATCAGAGAAGCAATTCTTCGAGGCaatgaagagaaaaaattgGGATCCCGAAGCTGTGGATATGAAAGCCGTTGTTCCCATCCACAATTCCGTTAATGAAAGAGTATGGaattatatcaaaatttGGGAAGACGGACAAGGGGGAGATGTCTGTGGTGGCATCAAATTGACTAGTTTCAAAGGcgattcaaagaagttaaCCCCAAGAGCATGGTTTAGATCCTCAATCCTTGGAATGACCAAACCTTTTGATAGGCACGATTGGGTCGTCGATCGCTGCGGGAAACAAATAGATTATGTCATCGACTTCTATTCGAATCCAGAACCTGAAAAGAACCACCTTCCTCCAATATATTTGGACGTTAGACCAAAAGTGAATACTTTTGAAGGTTGTAAATTACGCGTTATGAAAATGCTAGGATTTTAA
- the SDD2 gene encoding Sdd2p (weakly similar to uniprot|Q04773 Saccharomyces cerevisiae YMR074C Hypothetical ORF), with protein sequence MDDELRAIREARLRELKQQSGGTSESANNGSNDGQTQAILNQILDSNAQERLSRVALVRPERVKAVEAYLLQMVRSGAIRNKLTEQDIVGILESVGRDEQKRNTTRIIFDRREKGTASSSVDQDDDEDDDFFD encoded by the coding sequence ATGGACGACGAATTGAGAGCCATTAGAGAGGCCAGATTGAGGGAATTGAAGCAACAAAGTGGAGGAACATCAGAATCAGCAAACAACGGATCGAATGATGGTCAAACACAAGCGATATTGAATCAGATTTTGGATTCCAATGCACAAGAAAGATTGAGCAGGGTAGCGTTGGTGCGGCCAGAACGTGTAAAGGCAGTAGAAGCTTATTTACTACAAATGGTGCGGTCCGGTGCTATTAGAAACAAATTAACAGAGCAGGACATCGTTGGAATCCTCGAATCAGTCGGAAGAGATGAGCAAAAGCGCAATACTACACGTATTATATTCGatagaagagaaaaaggaaCAGCATCATCTAGTGTGGATcaagatgacgatgaagacgatgatttctttgactAG
- the AVO2 gene encoding Avo2p (some similarities with uniprot|Q04749 Saccharomyces cerevisiae YMR068W AVO2 Component of a complex containing the Tor2p kinase and other proteins) — protein sequence MIPEPRIRLREAIVQGKLGVVRRILKRWPDLLENIDSTNGWSSLHYAAFYGRYLICRHLIQLGHDATAMLKTYDGDTCIHLAITKGDEQTVHLLLQHFLEEGLNLRSSSARRWAPIHIACRSNHSRCLALLLQCGADVTLEDEEGNTGLHVAMEYGAIQCLPILLQCGGATLADEQNQMGIVARQVGNCDETIKKFDQFAAEIRKGVSSGSSTVPIGTPDIAASKTFLGGNNGPLSPELRGRRSIKDLNDYLSAPGAIVDASPRATTVAVDAASVSAASTAASEAVAIGPPTLPRSRESNSNSMGDPESPSIPSTSRLLNVAITKVRRGEDSTAAR from the coding sequence ATGATCCCTGAGCCAAGGATAAGACTAAGAGAGGCGATTGTCCAGGGTAAATTGGGCGTTGTGAGAAGAATTCTCAAACGATGGCCAGACCTGCTCGAGAACATCGACAGTACGAACGGCTGGTCATCGTTGCATTACGCTGCATTCTACGGTAGATACTTGATTTGCCGCCATTTGATCCAACTTGGTCATGATGCCACTGCAATGTTAAAAACCTACGACGGGGATACGTGTATCCATTTGGCAATTACGAAAGGGGATGAACAAACAGTACATCTATTATTGCAGCATTTCCTCGAAGAAGGGTTGAACCTGCGAAGCAGCAGCGCCAGAAGATGGGCGCCAATCCATATAGCATGCCGATCGAACCATTCCCGATGCCTGGCTCTTCTCTTACAATGTGGCGCGGACGTAACATTGGAAGACGAAGAGGGAAACACAGGATTACACGTAGCTATGGAATACGGCGCGATCCAATGTTTGCCGATTTTGCTGCAATGCGGTGGGGCAACATTAGCCGATGAACAGAACCAAATGGGGATAGTGGCAAGACAAGTCGGAAATTGCGACGAGACCATCAAAAAATTCGACCAGTTTGCCGCCGAGATAAGAAAGGGCGTCAGTAGCGGCAGTAGTACGGTACCAATTGGCACGCCAGATATAGCAGCTAGCAAGACTTTCTTAGGCGGTAACAATGGGCCACTTTCTCCAGAGCTTCGTGGAAGACGCAGCATAAAAGATTTGAACGATTACCTAAGCGCTCCAGGTGCTATCGTGGATGCCTCCCCTAGAGCTACTACCGTGGCAGTAGACGCCGCTTCAGTTTCTGCTGCTTCCACAGCGGCATCAGAAGCCGTTGCTATCGGCCCGCCGACCTTACCGAGATCAAGGGAATCCAATTCCAACAGCATGGGTGACCCGGAGTCACCCAGCATCCCATCGACAAGTAGGTTACTCAATGTGGCAATAACCAAAGTGAGAAGAGGTGAAGATAGCACTGCAGCGCGATAG